A window of the Microplitis mediator isolate UGA2020A chromosome 5, iyMicMedi2.1, whole genome shotgun sequence genome harbors these coding sequences:
- the LOC130667282 gene encoding protein vav isoform X1: protein MSTSDNGTDSETGWQECASWLTRCGALRADHKANWPTATAFDLAYTLRDGVLLCNLLNLIDPGCIDIKDVSQKPQMAQFLCLRNIKLFLTVCSSTFGLSDSDLFEPTVLFDLSNFHQVLCTLSALSHSPRFRRKSIPGFTIGRDHSQEEAYKDLQSAGVGRETEGRRRRSRRREGDEAGGGGRDDIEDPVGQEEDGYGAFCSHAQSEEIYHDLCSLHLPPPPSAAQGGTIPGGEKRDYVIQELVETERNYSEVLNSLLRHFARPLSSLLRPKDAAIIFFGIKDLSEIHAGVHSQLRKARNGASIAQVFLDWREKFLIYGDYCANLTVAQNTLQEACSRNELVNQEVIRCQQEANNGKFKLRDILSVPMQRVLKYHLLLDKLVEETPRDLAEDLRQLGKAREVMVDVAQYINEVKRDSDTLDIIKDIQASIVDWDMSDGTQLKDFGRLLRDGELKVKAHGDQRVKARYAFVFEQAVLLCKAGRGDQYCYRETLRLDDYRLEDHIGRRILGRDSRWSYQWLLVHKQAYTAYTLYARTDDQKQMWMKALQDAMDNVNPAACRVTNHKFRLMTFETARSCQRCGKFLKGRIFQGYSCDVCRLSVHKQCISYSGRCMPVPPTPPLPPPLPCDRALSVKLWFVGEMGRDAAAHKLEAREDGTYMLRVRPAGQPRLKHETNYALSIKTEGAVKHIRVFKRDVDGTELYYLSESRFFKSVVELVEYYERASLSENFENLDQRLLWPFRRVLAKALFDFRAGERNQLTLRRGCRVVVLSKEGDAKGWWKGKINDQVGFFPKEYVEEE from the exons ATGAGTACAAGTGATAATGGTACTGACTCTGAGACTGGATGGCAGGAGTGTGCCAGCTGGTTAACAAGATGTGGAGCTCTTAGAGCTGATCACAAAGCCAACTGGCCGACAGCGACTGCATTTGACTTAGCATACACCCTAAGAGACGGGGTATTgctctgtaatttattaaatttaattgacccAGGATGCATCGACATCAAGGACGTCAGCCAAAAACCACAGATGGCACAATTTTTGTGCCTAagaaacataaaattatttttaacagtctGTTCCTCGACCTTTGGTCTATCGGACTCTGACCTTTTTGAACCCACGGTGTTGTTTGATTTGTCAAACTTTCATCAAGTTCTTTGCACACTATCTGCACTATCGCACTCGCCGAGATTTCGTCGTAAAAGCATTCC agGATTTACTATTGGGCGTGATCATTCGCAGGAGGAAGCATACAAAGACCTACAGAGTGCTGGAGTTGG TCGTGAGACTGAGGGTCGCAGGCGAAGATCGCGGAGACGAGAAGGTGACGAGGCAGGCGGGGGAGGAAGAGATGACATTGAGGATCCAGTTGGCCAGGAAGAGGACGGCTACGGGGCCTTTTGTAGTCACGCACAAAGCGAAGAGATCTACCATGACCTTTGTAGTCTGCACCTGCCGCCTCCTCCGAGTGCTGCGCag GGAGGAACTATTCCAGGTGGAGAAAAAAGAGATTACGTTATCCAAGAGCTCGTTGAAACCGAGCGTAATTATTCCGAAGTATTAAATAGTCTTCTACGACACTTTGCTCGTCCATTATCATCACTACTGCGTCCAAAAGACGCGGCGATAATATTTTTCGGTATAAAAGATTTGTCTGAAATTCATGCCGGTGTTCATAGTCAATTACGTAAAGCGCGTAATGGTGCTTCAATTGCTCAAGTATTTCTCGATTGGCGAGAGAAGTTTCTTATTTACGGTGACTACTGCGCTAATCTCACGGTGGCCCAGAACACCCTGCAAGAGGCCTGTTCCCGCAATGAATTAGTCAACCAGGAAGTCATTCGTTGCCAGCAAGAAGCCAACAATGGAAAATTCAAACTTCGCGACATTCTGTCAGTGCCGATGCAACGGGTGTTGAAATATCACTTGTTGTTGGACAAACTTGTTGAAGAGACTCCACGTGACCTGGCTGAAGACTTGCGTCAGTTAGGCAAAGCCAGGGAGGTGATGGTAGACGTGGCTCAATATATTAATGAAGTTAAACGTGACTCCGATACGCTCGATATTATCAAAGACATTCAAGCGTCAATTGTTGACTGGGACATGAGTGATGGAACCCAACTCAAAGACTTCGGTCGGCTGTTAAGAGACGGAGAGCTCAAAGTTAAAGCACATGGAGATCAAAGAGTTAAAGCTCGTTACGCCTTTGTATTTGAACAGGCTGTGTTGCTGTGCAAAGCCGGCCGAGGAGATCAATATTGCTATCGAGAAACACTTCGACTTGATGATTATCGGTTGGAAGACCACATAGGGAGGAGAATTCTCGGACGGGATTCCCGGTGGTCATATCAGTGGCTGTTGGTTCACAAGCAAGCCTACACTGCGTACACACTCTACGCCCGGACGGACGACCAGAAGCAGATGTGGATGAAAGCTCTCCAGGACGCTATGGACAATGTAAATCCTGCTGCGTGTCGTGTTACCAATCACAAGTTCCGGTTGATGACATTCGAGACTGCAAGAAGTTGTCAGCGCTGTGGAAAATTTCTCAAAGGCCGCATTTTCCAA ggATACAGTTGCGATGTATGTCGTTTGTCAGTACACAAACAATGCATATCATATTCCGGACGTTGTATGCCGGTTCCTCCCACGCCACCACTACCTCCCCCTCTACCGTGTGACCGTGCACTCTCGGTGAAGCTGTGGTTTGTGGGTGAAATGGGAAGAGACGCGGCTGCACACAAACTTGAGGCCAGAGAAGATGGAACGTATATGCTACGGGTGCGACCCGCTGGGCAGCCTCGATTAAAACACGAAACTAATTACGCCTTGAGtatcaa AACCGAAGGGGCCGTCAAACATATTAGGGTCTTCAAACGTGACGTTGACGGCACAGAACTTTACTACCTGAGCGAATCCCGGTTTTTTAAAAGCGTCGTCGAGCTTGTCGAGTACTACGAGCGCGCGTCGTTGTCTGAGAACTTTGAAAACCTGGACCAGCGACTGCTGTGGCCATTTAGACGCGTGTTGGCCAAAGCGTTGTTTGATTTCCGTGCAGGAGAACGAAATCAACTGACACTGAGACGCGGATGTCGCGTTGTCGTACTCAGCAAAGAAGGCGACGCAAAAGGCTGGTGGAAGGGTAAAATAAATGACCAGGTTGGATTCTTTCCAAAAGAATACGTCGAGGAAGAATAA
- the LOC130667282 gene encoding protein vav isoform X2, with protein MSTSDNGTDSETGWQECASWLTRCGALRADHKANWPTATAFDLAYTLRDGVLLCNLLNLIDPGCIDIKDVSQKPQMAQFLCLRNIKLFLTVCSSTFGLSDSDLFEPTVLFDLSNFHQVLCTLSALSHSPRFRRKSIPGFTIGRDHSQEEAYKDLQSAGVGPTSTEVGFTIKPRAADPDESQVYQELLCFSTTPHHEWSFTTTEGGTIPGGEKRDYVIQELVETERNYSEVLNSLLRHFARPLSSLLRPKDAAIIFFGIKDLSEIHAGVHSQLRKARNGASIAQVFLDWREKFLIYGDYCANLTVAQNTLQEACSRNELVNQEVIRCQQEANNGKFKLRDILSVPMQRVLKYHLLLDKLVEETPRDLAEDLRQLGKAREVMVDVAQYINEVKRDSDTLDIIKDIQASIVDWDMSDGTQLKDFGRLLRDGELKVKAHGDQRVKARYAFVFEQAVLLCKAGRGDQYCYRETLRLDDYRLEDHIGRRILGRDSRWSYQWLLVHKQAYTAYTLYARTDDQKQMWMKALQDAMDNVNPAACRVTNHKFRLMTFETARSCQRCGKFLKGRIFQGYSCDVCRLSVHKQCISYSGRCMPVPPTPPLPPPLPCDRALSVKLWFVGEMGRDAAAHKLEAREDGTYMLRVRPAGQPRLKHETNYALSIKTEGAVKHIRVFKRDVDGTELYYLSESRFFKSVVELVEYYERASLSENFENLDQRLLWPFRRVLAKALFDFRAGERNQLTLRRGCRVVVLSKEGDAKGWWKGKINDQVGFFPKEYVEEE; from the exons ATGAGTACAAGTGATAATGGTACTGACTCTGAGACTGGATGGCAGGAGTGTGCCAGCTGGTTAACAAGATGTGGAGCTCTTAGAGCTGATCACAAAGCCAACTGGCCGACAGCGACTGCATTTGACTTAGCATACACCCTAAGAGACGGGGTATTgctctgtaatttattaaatttaattgacccAGGATGCATCGACATCAAGGACGTCAGCCAAAAACCACAGATGGCACAATTTTTGTGCCTAagaaacataaaattatttttaacagtctGTTCCTCGACCTTTGGTCTATCGGACTCTGACCTTTTTGAACCCACGGTGTTGTTTGATTTGTCAAACTTTCATCAAGTTCTTTGCACACTATCTGCACTATCGCACTCGCCGAGATTTCGTCGTAAAAGCATTCC agGATTTACTATTGGGCGTGATCATTCGCAGGAGGAAGCATACAAAGACCTACAGAGTGCTGGAGTTGG TCCCACAAGTACAGAGGTGGGATTCACAATAAAACCCAGAGCTGCGGATCCCGATGAATCCCAAGTATACCAAGAGTTACTCTGCTTTTCAACTACACCTCACCATGAATGGTCTTTTACGACAACTGAG GGAGGAACTATTCCAGGTGGAGAAAAAAGAGATTACGTTATCCAAGAGCTCGTTGAAACCGAGCGTAATTATTCCGAAGTATTAAATAGTCTTCTACGACACTTTGCTCGTCCATTATCATCACTACTGCGTCCAAAAGACGCGGCGATAATATTTTTCGGTATAAAAGATTTGTCTGAAATTCATGCCGGTGTTCATAGTCAATTACGTAAAGCGCGTAATGGTGCTTCAATTGCTCAAGTATTTCTCGATTGGCGAGAGAAGTTTCTTATTTACGGTGACTACTGCGCTAATCTCACGGTGGCCCAGAACACCCTGCAAGAGGCCTGTTCCCGCAATGAATTAGTCAACCAGGAAGTCATTCGTTGCCAGCAAGAAGCCAACAATGGAAAATTCAAACTTCGCGACATTCTGTCAGTGCCGATGCAACGGGTGTTGAAATATCACTTGTTGTTGGACAAACTTGTTGAAGAGACTCCACGTGACCTGGCTGAAGACTTGCGTCAGTTAGGCAAAGCCAGGGAGGTGATGGTAGACGTGGCTCAATATATTAATGAAGTTAAACGTGACTCCGATACGCTCGATATTATCAAAGACATTCAAGCGTCAATTGTTGACTGGGACATGAGTGATGGAACCCAACTCAAAGACTTCGGTCGGCTGTTAAGAGACGGAGAGCTCAAAGTTAAAGCACATGGAGATCAAAGAGTTAAAGCTCGTTACGCCTTTGTATTTGAACAGGCTGTGTTGCTGTGCAAAGCCGGCCGAGGAGATCAATATTGCTATCGAGAAACACTTCGACTTGATGATTATCGGTTGGAAGACCACATAGGGAGGAGAATTCTCGGACGGGATTCCCGGTGGTCATATCAGTGGCTGTTGGTTCACAAGCAAGCCTACACTGCGTACACACTCTACGCCCGGACGGACGACCAGAAGCAGATGTGGATGAAAGCTCTCCAGGACGCTATGGACAATGTAAATCCTGCTGCGTGTCGTGTTACCAATCACAAGTTCCGGTTGATGACATTCGAGACTGCAAGAAGTTGTCAGCGCTGTGGAAAATTTCTCAAAGGCCGCATTTTCCAA ggATACAGTTGCGATGTATGTCGTTTGTCAGTACACAAACAATGCATATCATATTCCGGACGTTGTATGCCGGTTCCTCCCACGCCACCACTACCTCCCCCTCTACCGTGTGACCGTGCACTCTCGGTGAAGCTGTGGTTTGTGGGTGAAATGGGAAGAGACGCGGCTGCACACAAACTTGAGGCCAGAGAAGATGGAACGTATATGCTACGGGTGCGACCCGCTGGGCAGCCTCGATTAAAACACGAAACTAATTACGCCTTGAGtatcaa AACCGAAGGGGCCGTCAAACATATTAGGGTCTTCAAACGTGACGTTGACGGCACAGAACTTTACTACCTGAGCGAATCCCGGTTTTTTAAAAGCGTCGTCGAGCTTGTCGAGTACTACGAGCGCGCGTCGTTGTCTGAGAACTTTGAAAACCTGGACCAGCGACTGCTGTGGCCATTTAGACGCGTGTTGGCCAAAGCGTTGTTTGATTTCCGTGCAGGAGAACGAAATCAACTGACACTGAGACGCGGATGTCGCGTTGTCGTACTCAGCAAAGAAGGCGACGCAAAAGGCTGGTGGAAGGGTAAAATAAATGACCAGGTTGGATTCTTTCCAAAAGAATACGTCGAGGAAGAATAA
- the LOC130667279 gene encoding uncharacterized protein LOC130667279: MVNNKRVVILLLTIISISKAMPHSQTVEDGHKKSDSKQDSLFGLPFLEFKNGGVRVNFAGYHAEAGLGGLLTGDAKGGGLFAGAGTPFGAHASAGLGGALNGNNGGNAGGGLHARAGLGNGGPEAAAGLGGNLDGADGSKNGGVLYTATSNRGRTRIVMKNIGGGSNADAPPVPNASNIQPIPRSKDQSSNAQTTDSELVRREINSPGEGVNVVDPNLPVAQQAYAHAYDRCRKKGRRVCNRLRKTIIQQQLPLAQVPGDFTANKEILNDPSALSLDARTSSKIIAENTGYADVAVAPGPAPSPSASSIPSPAYGPAQPRTLFDDIFNIPISTLHAVNQLLNSKVGR, translated from the exons ATGGTCAATAATAAACGTGTCGTGATTTTATTACTGACAATAATATCAATATCGAAAGCTATGCCGCACTCACAGACAGTCGAGGACGGTCATAAGAAATCTGACAGCAAACAAGATTCTCTATTTGGC TTGCCCTTTTTGGAGTTCAAAAATGGCGGGGTGAGAGTTAATTTCGCTGGCTATCATGCAGAAGCTGGTCTAGGAGGTCTGTTAACTGGCGATGCTAAAGGCGGAGGACTTTTTGCTGGAGCTGGAACACCATTTGGTGCCCATGCTTCTGCAGGACTTGGCGGGGCCCTTAATGGCAACAATGGCGGCAATGCTG GTGGAGGATTACATGCGCGAGCTGGACTAGGCAACGGTGGTCCAGAAGCTGCTGCAGGACTCGGGGGTAATTTGGACGGAGCTGACGGTTCCAAAAACGGGGGTGTCCTTTACACGGCAACTAGTAATAGAGGAAGAACTAGAATcgttatgaaaaatattggcGGCGGTTCTAATGCTGACGCACCACCAGTTCCTAATGCGAGTAACATTCAACCGATTCCTCGAAGCAAG GATCAGAGTTCAAATGCCCAGACAACTGATAGCGAATTAGTAAGACGCGAAATTAATTCACCAGGTGAAGGGGTCAATGTCGTCGACCCAAATTTACCAGTAGCACAACAAG CATACGCTCACGCATATGACCGCTGTCGCAAAAAGGGAAGACGCGTCTGCAACAGACTCAGAAAAACAATAATCCAGCAACAGCTTCCGCTTGCGCAAGTCCCTGGTGACTTTACAGCCaacaaagaaattttaaacgaTCCGAGTGCGTTGTCTTTGGACGCGCGTACCAGTAGCAAAATAATTGCCGAGAATACTGGATACGCAGATGTTGCTGTGGCACCTGGACCAGCACCATCTCCATCAGCGTCGTCAATTCCATCGCCAGCATACGGGCCCGCACAACCAAGGACGCTCTTTGACGACATATTCAAC ATTCCAATATCCACTTTGCATGCAGTAAACCAGTTGCTGAACAGCAAAGTTGGACGCTAA
- the LOC130667280 gene encoding uncharacterized protein LOC130667280 isoform X1, producing MSGKHLVLLLVLVNFDKHVLSKPTEHVELSLETPKEIINSTIIKVPNRWDRGMELLGQIMDSLRFGRGRLVNFLMMARNEIAERAEEFTSEAANKLVALLAARDARKIIQNKTEKRNAISPKIEISTTVNTPIKIGPLDDFLPPKTRETSRLESETGQSLFEFKKPKPVQGFLQNFLSPVPLVDRIREEDKYGNSGDKFIGIGRALINGFEGFSNFLNAVVEIPVDAAKKTSRGITAALNQIGGKLVGLE from the exons ATGTCTGGGAAACATTTAGTACTTTTACTTgtattagtaaattttgataaacacGTGTTATCAAAACCTACTGAGCATGTGGAATTAAGTCTAGAGACAcctaaagaaataataaatagcaCGATTATAAAAGTACCCAATCGATGGGATCGTGGGATG GAACTGTTAGGCCAAATTATGGACTCACTAAGATTTGGCAGAGGGAGATTAgtgaattttttgatgatgGCTAGAAACGAGATTGCTGAGCGCGCGGag gaATTCACGAGCGAGGCGGCCAATAAATTGGTTGCGCTTTTGGCGGCGCGAGATGCgcgtaaaataattcaaaataagaCTGAGAAACGCAATGCCATCAGTCCAAAAATAGAAATAAGTACGACTGTCAACACACCAATAAAAATAGGACCTTTGGACGATTTTTTGCCGCCCAAGACGCGTGAAACCTCACGATTAGAGAGCGAAACTGGGCAGtcgttatttgaatttaaaaaacctaAACCAGTTCAAGGATTTCTACAGAATTTTCTGTCACCAGTTCCTCTAGTCGATAGAATAAGAGAAGAAGACAAGTATGGAAATAGTGGCGATAAGTTTATTGGAATCGGGAGGGCTCTGATAAACGGATTCGAGGGGTTCAGTAATTTTCTCAATGCCGTTGTTGAg ATTCCGGTAGATGCGGCAAAAAAAACTTCACGAGGAATTACAGCTGCGCTCAATCAAATCGGTGGAAAGCTAGTAGGCCTTGAGTGA
- the LOC130667280 gene encoding uncharacterized protein LOC130667280 isoform X2 — translation MSGKHLVLLLVLVNFDKHVLSKPTEHVELSLETPKEIINSTIIKVPNRWDRGMEFTSEAANKLVALLAARDARKIIQNKTEKRNAISPKIEISTTVNTPIKIGPLDDFLPPKTRETSRLESETGQSLFEFKKPKPVQGFLQNFLSPVPLVDRIREEDKYGNSGDKFIGIGRALINGFEGFSNFLNAVVEIPVDAAKKTSRGITAALNQIGGKLVGLE, via the exons ATGTCTGGGAAACATTTAGTACTTTTACTTgtattagtaaattttgataaacacGTGTTATCAAAACCTACTGAGCATGTGGAATTAAGTCTAGAGACAcctaaagaaataataaatagcaCGATTATAAAAGTACCCAATCGATGGGATCGTGGGATG gaATTCACGAGCGAGGCGGCCAATAAATTGGTTGCGCTTTTGGCGGCGCGAGATGCgcgtaaaataattcaaaataagaCTGAGAAACGCAATGCCATCAGTCCAAAAATAGAAATAAGTACGACTGTCAACACACCAATAAAAATAGGACCTTTGGACGATTTTTTGCCGCCCAAGACGCGTGAAACCTCACGATTAGAGAGCGAAACTGGGCAGtcgttatttgaatttaaaaaacctaAACCAGTTCAAGGATTTCTACAGAATTTTCTGTCACCAGTTCCTCTAGTCGATAGAATAAGAGAAGAAGACAAGTATGGAAATAGTGGCGATAAGTTTATTGGAATCGGGAGGGCTCTGATAAACGGATTCGAGGGGTTCAGTAATTTTCTCAATGCCGTTGTTGAg ATTCCGGTAGATGCGGCAAAAAAAACTTCACGAGGAATTACAGCTGCGCTCAATCAAATCGGTGGAAAGCTAGTAGGCCTTGAGTGA
- the LOC130667278 gene encoding uncharacterized protein LOC130667278 translates to MFYGTVMNKLILSVCVLIVGWRVEVDGQKSTRSIDNQRYGLRPNNIYAGEIYPNYVGPEARKIERADNIYSEMVYGIESIKNDDKEDELEFIKMLKDETTSIDFQKWDSIGDRVISRANVSEETKRVVRQVKKQRPGFFWTLFRVVFETVNETRSTIEQIGDILSQNIYPDTTTSKASLVSTKAKNSGNVPGSADVTIKDSPMNQTSTTEAPFRLTRNLLQNIVRRNVRGLVRLFNIEWRDAINQSRKSIKNFQKDLSKSVQPFLADNPAAY, encoded by the exons AGTGGATGGTCAAAAATCGACACGTTCGATAGATAATCAGAGGTACGGATTGAGGCCAAACAATATTTATGCTGGTGAAATTTATCCAAATTATGTAGGCCCCGAAGCGAGAAAAATTGAACGGgctgataatatttattcagaGATGGTTTATGGAAtagaaagtataaaaaatgatgataaagaGGACGAATTGGAATTTATAAAGATGCTGAAAGACGAAACGACGTCTATTGACTTCCAAAAATGGGATTCTATCGGCGATCGCGTTATTTCCCGGGCGAATGTCAGTGAAGAAACAAAACGAGTTGTTAGACAAGTCAAGAAACAGAGACCTGGTTTTTTCTGGACACTGTTTCGTGTTGTATTTGAG ACAGTCAACGAAACAAGGTCGACAATCGAACAAATAGGAGACATATtatctcaaaatatttatccCGATACCACAACTTCCAAAGCCTCATTAGTATCAACAAAAGCTAAAAATTCTGGCAATGTGCCTGGAAGTGCTGATGTGACAATAAAAGATTCGCCAATGAATCAAACCTCAACTACTGAAGCTCCATTCAGATTAACAAGAAATTTGTTACAAAATATTGTGCGGAGAAACGTCCGCGGTCTTGTTCGACTCTTCAATATCGAATGGAGAGATGCCATAAAT CAATCAcggaaaagtataaaaaatttccaaaaggATTTGTCCAAAAGTGTTCAGCCATTTTTGGCAGACAATCCGGCCGCctattga